In Fluviispira sanaruensis, a genomic segment contains:
- a CDS encoding peptide ABC transporter substrate-binding protein has translation MTKSIYYVTLSLFVSPFALAALPNDPLAAKVQEMNIGKGGEVQTLDLQKCTETGCSDLLDKLFEGLVQSDANDKIIPAQAESWKISPDGKKYTFSLRKDIKWSDGTKITAHDFVYSLRRLVDPKVAAEHSYLLEGVVNGKEIAQGKKPLESLGVKAIDDRALEITLTHPIAYFLEILVMPNTYPVQKKNIEKYGEGAFTHVGNLVSNGPFVLSYRKNGDKITLTKNNNYWNKENIYLEKVNYINTEDLNAEYRMFLSGQLHKTLQVPVDLYKSIKVKYARELRTKPFLSTYYYIFNLENPKFKDKNLRKALSMIVDRKIITETILGTGQKPLYDFIPYGMKNYTQNKPEWADWSRAQQLEEAKKLYAAAGYSKEKPLKLQIVYNTSENHKKIATSVASMWKKELGVEVESVNEEWKSMLDKRSLGQFEVMRMGNSATINDAYDFFSNLQSTNAANDPKFKNSEYDKYFALSEVELNPSKRKELQEQLGKIILEEVPVITFYSGTTNYLLKESVQGFKENVKNKYSLTGVYLREDKNKS, from the coding sequence ATGACGAAATCTATTTATTATGTTACTTTATCGCTTTTTGTCTCACCATTCGCTTTAGCTGCGCTGCCCAATGATCCCCTTGCAGCAAAAGTGCAAGAAATGAATATAGGTAAGGGTGGTGAAGTGCAGACTCTCGATTTACAAAAATGCACAGAAACGGGGTGCAGTGATCTTCTTGACAAACTTTTCGAAGGCCTGGTTCAATCCGATGCAAATGACAAGATAATACCTGCCCAAGCAGAATCATGGAAGATCTCTCCAGATGGCAAAAAGTACACTTTCAGTTTAAGAAAAGATATCAAGTGGTCTGATGGAACAAAAATCACAGCCCACGACTTTGTTTATTCTCTGCGCAGACTTGTCGATCCCAAAGTGGCTGCAGAGCATTCTTATTTGTTAGAAGGTGTGGTCAATGGCAAAGAGATTGCTCAAGGGAAAAAGCCACTTGAGAGTCTTGGCGTCAAAGCAATTGACGATCGCGCCCTTGAAATTACTTTAACGCATCCTATTGCTTATTTTCTTGAAATTCTTGTTATGCCAAATACTTATCCTGTACAAAAAAAGAATATTGAAAAATATGGAGAGGGTGCTTTTACCCATGTGGGCAATCTCGTCAGCAATGGACCATTTGTTTTAAGCTATCGGAAAAATGGCGACAAAATAACTCTTACTAAAAATAATAATTATTGGAACAAAGAAAATATTTATTTAGAAAAAGTAAATTATATTAATACAGAAGATCTCAATGCAGAATACCGGATGTTTTTAAGTGGTCAATTGCACAAAACATTACAGGTTCCTGTTGATTTGTATAAAAGTATAAAAGTTAAATATGCTCGAGAGCTCAGAACGAAACCTTTTCTCTCAACTTATTATTATATTTTCAATTTAGAAAATCCTAAGTTTAAAGATAAAAATTTAAGAAAAGCTTTAAGCATGATCGTTGATAGAAAAATCATAACCGAGACAATTTTAGGTACTGGGCAAAAGCCTTTGTATGATTTTATTCCCTATGGCATGAAAAACTATACGCAGAATAAACCAGAGTGGGCTGATTGGTCGCGAGCGCAGCAGCTTGAAGAAGCAAAAAAACTCTATGCAGCTGCAGGTTATTCCAAAGAAAAGCCACTTAAACTGCAAATTGTATACAATACAAGTGAGAATCATAAAAAGATTGCCACATCCGTTGCTTCAATGTGGAAAAAGGAGCTGGGCGTTGAAGTTGAAAGCGTCAACGAAGAGTGGAAAAGCATGCTCGACAAACGCAGTTTGGGACAATTTGAAGTGATGCGAATGGGAAATTCTGCAACGATCAACGATGCGTATGACTTTTTTTCGAACTTACAATCAACCAATGCAGCAAATGATCCTAAGTTTAAAAACAGTGAGTATGATAAATATTTTGCTCTTTCAGAAGTTGAGCTTAATCCCAGCAAAAGAAAAGAATTACAAGAGCAATTAGGAAAAATAATTCTTGAAGAAGTTCCTGTTATTACATTTTACAGTGGAACAACAAACTATTTATTAAAAGAAAGCGTACAAGGCTTTAAAGAAAATGTAAAAAATAAATACAGTTTGACCGGAGTTTATTTAAGAGAAGATAAGAATAAGAGTTAA
- a CDS encoding DUF819 family protein: MSLQLLLLIVFGSALICYAIERRVAWIAHVSSVCLLILFAMLLSQIGIVPSQSELYETLQGPIVLIAIVMMTLDFKFQDILKVPFKIVIVFLFGIFGSLLGGLIAGAVSANSLGINAYKIAAQLTASYIGGLENAAAMQKLLDIPNNYFIAVFALDSVVTSLWLIICIWYGSDKGEDIKIAENDGSAYDGVKVSIVSLLVCLFVSLGLVMLADFLAKNIGFMHKILWLSILALCAGQLPFFKNHFKPAYVLGAILFAGFFFSVGAVSDLKAILHLPKMLIFIPIIIIFTHALFIIVSARIFKLNKIALSITSQALIGGPGTAVAVAQVRKWKSGVAIAIILGVLGYSIANFFGAFVFNFLQYLLPQ; the protein is encoded by the coding sequence ATGTCTTTGCAATTGCTTCTTTTAATTGTTTTTGGTTCAGCTCTAATATGTTATGCAATTGAGCGTCGAGTTGCTTGGATTGCGCATGTGAGCAGTGTCTGTTTGTTGATTCTTTTCGCCATGCTTTTGAGTCAGATTGGTATTGTTCCATCACAATCTGAATTATATGAGACTCTACAAGGTCCAATTGTTCTTATTGCAATTGTTATGATGACTTTAGATTTTAAATTTCAAGATATACTTAAGGTGCCATTTAAAATTGTAATTGTTTTTCTTTTTGGAATATTTGGTAGCCTTTTAGGTGGATTAATTGCGGGAGCTGTATCAGCGAATAGTCTTGGAATCAATGCTTATAAAATTGCCGCTCAACTCACAGCAAGTTATATTGGTGGGCTTGAAAATGCGGCAGCCATGCAAAAGTTACTCGATATACCAAATAATTATTTTATTGCCGTCTTTGCCTTAGATAGTGTTGTTACAAGTCTTTGGCTTATTATTTGTATATGGTATGGCAGCGATAAAGGTGAAGATATTAAAATTGCTGAAAATGATGGAAGTGCTTATGATGGTGTAAAAGTGAGCATAGTCAGTTTATTGGTTTGCTTATTTGTTTCATTAGGTCTTGTTATGCTAGCAGATTTTTTGGCAAAAAATATCGGCTTTATGCATAAAATATTATGGCTTAGCATATTAGCATTGTGCGCAGGACAATTGCCTTTTTTTAAAAATCATTTTAAACCAGCTTATGTACTTGGTGCTATATTATTTGCAGGATTCTTTTTCAGTGTGGGTGCTGTCTCAGATTTAAAAGCAATTCTTCATTTGCCTAAAATGCTTATTTTTATACCAATCATAATAATATTTACCCATGCTCTGTTTATAATTGTTTCAGCACGTATTTTTAAACTGAATAAAATAGCACTTTCAATCACCTCCCAAGCGCTTATTGGCGGTCCTGGCACTGCTGTTGCAGTAGCGCAGGTGAGAAAATGGAAGAGCGGAGTAGCCATAGCAATTATCCTTGGTGTTCTTGGTTATTCCATTGCTAATTTTTTTGGCGCTTTTGTTTTTAATTTTCTCCAATACCTTTTACCCCAGTGA
- a CDS encoding M15 family metallopeptidase, whose protein sequence is MKKQFYETSIDFIYNKPSQENINWLKANAKPMPIDQNFRIKSLHSYKDIKLKGVLNLMYTRTALVIKLNQILEHLPHNFSFLIFDAFRTIETQFDLFRYIYEQQKDLHPALSHEELFAITKEFIVHPAEKSLYEIPPHNSGGALDLTLALDGQALNMGTDFDCVSECSQTIWFEQDYIQGAGYTKDEWFAIRKNRRLLFNAMKRAGFVNYTAEWWHYDLGDCHWAKTLDLDWYYPSLESELLE, encoded by the coding sequence ATGAAAAAGCAATTTTACGAAACATCTATCGATTTTATTTATAATAAGCCTTCTCAAGAAAATATAAATTGGTTGAAGGCAAATGCAAAACCCATGCCTATTGATCAAAACTTCCGCATAAAATCTTTACATTCATATAAGGATATAAAACTAAAAGGTGTACTCAATTTGATGTATACCAGGACCGCTTTGGTTATAAAACTTAACCAAATTCTTGAGCACCTTCCACACAATTTTAGTTTTTTAATATTTGATGCCTTTAGAACAATAGAAACGCAGTTTGATTTATTTAGATATATTTATGAGCAGCAGAAAGATTTACACCCAGCATTAAGTCATGAAGAACTTTTTGCAATAACTAAAGAATTTATAGTTCATCCTGCTGAAAAATCTTTGTATGAAATTCCACCGCATAATAGCGGCGGGGCGCTTGACCTCACTTTGGCTCTTGATGGACAAGCTTTAAATATGGGAACGGACTTTGATTGCGTTTCTGAATGTTCACAAACGATTTGGTTTGAGCAAGACTATATTCAAGGTGCAGGCTATACGAAAGATGAGTGGTTTGCTATTCGGAAAAATCGCCGCTTATTGTTCAATGCAATGAAGCGTGCTGGATTTGTCAATTATACAGCTGAGTGGTGGCATTATGATTTAGGTGATTGCCATTGGGCAAAAACTCTCGACCTCGATTGGTATTATCCTTCTTTAGAATCTGAATTGCTAGAGTGA
- a CDS encoding sensor histidine kinase, which yields MRAIYNLMTLKNVNCAPIIHKILGTFFAFWLVFFLLTTLFIIGFYQEISFLEKLLHNSYKVFFIWIILSILVHFLLWILLRNSISPLVHLITHFKNSETLQELEIPKNLSEEITDLFKILNKSILNLKALQEKTIEAEKNAAIAMTIQLLAHDVRQPFLMLQTILKTLTMQKDIAQINSIIKTLVPQVDRNIQKVNGMLIDIMEMGSQSEKLQLESICPESLISSVVKENLQIYNNADIAFSFNFSHQHKIKANMSKIERVFTNIFLNALQAMNFKGKIWIQTRDVIINKKLFIEFCIGNNNSFIEKEDIKNLFNAFFTKAKKSGTGLGLAAAEKIVQSHDGQIWCHSVKNDHFSAGMVEFYFTLIAADELAVKKNLKLPAHSSNLFAKRLEL from the coding sequence ATGCGGGCGATTTACAATTTAATGACCTTAAAAAATGTAAACTGTGCGCCGATTATTCATAAAATTTTGGGCACATTTTTTGCTTTTTGGTTGGTGTTTTTTTTATTAACTACACTTTTCATTATAGGATTCTATCAAGAAATATCTTTTCTAGAAAAATTATTACATAATTCATATAAAGTCTTTTTTATTTGGATTATTCTATCAATTTTAGTGCATTTTTTATTATGGATTTTATTAAGGAATAGTATTTCGCCTTTAGTTCATCTCATTACCCACTTCAAAAATTCAGAAACTTTACAAGAACTAGAAATTCCAAAAAATTTATCAGAAGAAATAACCGATCTTTTTAAAATTTTAAATAAGTCGATTTTGAATTTAAAAGCCTTACAAGAGAAAACAATTGAAGCAGAAAAAAATGCAGCAATTGCCATGACAATTCAACTTTTAGCCCACGATGTGCGCCAACCCTTTTTAATGTTACAAACAATTTTAAAAACCTTAACTATGCAAAAAGATATAGCGCAGATAAATTCTATAATTAAAACTTTAGTTCCGCAGGTTGATCGAAACATTCAAAAAGTGAATGGGATGCTGATTGATATTATGGAAATGGGTTCTCAATCTGAAAAATTGCAATTGGAATCCATCTGTCCAGAAAGCTTAATTTCATCGGTGGTGAAAGAAAATTTGCAGATTTATAACAATGCTGACATCGCATTTTCTTTTAATTTTTCTCATCAGCACAAGATCAAAGCAAATATGAGCAAAATTGAGCGAGTGTTTACAAATATCTTTCTCAATGCTTTGCAAGCAATGAACTTTAAAGGGAAGATATGGATTCAAACACGAGACGTTATCATTAACAAAAAACTTTTTATAGAGTTTTGTATAGGTAACAATAATTCATTTATAGAAAAAGAAGATATTAAAAATTTATTCAACGCATTTTTTACCAAAGCAAAGAAAAGTGGCACAGGTCTAGGACTTGCTGCAGCAGAGAAAATAGTGCAAAGCCATGATGGACAAATCTGGTGTCATTCGGTTAAAAACGATCATTTTAGCGCAGGTATGGTTGAGTTTTATTTTACTTTAATTGCTGCAGATGAACTTGCCGTGAAAAAGAATTTAAAGCTCCCAGCACATAGCTCTAATCTTTTTGCCAAAAGATTAGAGCTATGA